The Pseudalkalibacillus hwajinpoensis nucleotide sequence TGTTCAATCGTTCTAATGATAGTGCGATCTTTTTTTGAAACATAACTTCCTGTATAAAGAACGCCGATTTTGTTCCAATGTTTAATCGCATTTTGGATGGCTTTTTCTCCTCGGTCTAAAGTATGGTTATTCGCCATCGATACAATATCTACTCCGGAATTTTTAAGTGCGTCCCCAACTTCTGTTGGACTATTAAAAGAAGGATAAGATGAAAGGCCGATTGATGTCCCGCCGATGACGGTTTCTTGATTGGCGATCGTAATATCAGCTTTCTTTAATTGGTTTTGAACATCTTCAAGCATTGGATTAAAGTTAAATCCATTGCCTACTACTGCCTTTTCATAAACTCGGTCGTGAATGAGTATATCTCCCACCGCCGAAAGCGTTAAGGAAGCATTCTGAATAGCTGTATTCTCCTCAGTTTGTTGAGAGATGTTCCGATAGGTCGTGAGCAGCTCAGACGGCTGCTGAGGTTCAGTTTCATTTTGTGTAGAAAGCACAACTATGAGACCAGCCACAATAAAGAAAAGTATTCCAACAATAACGGATGTTTTTTTCATTAAGTTCACCCATATCCATATGTATATTATTAATATGAAATTAGTTTGCATCACCGTTATATTATCACCTTTTGATGAGAAAAGCATGTTCCTATCAAAAGGATAGACATGGTGAATTCACCATGTCTATTGGGGCGTATGATGTGGTCGGATTTTATAGTCTGAATTAGAGCTCACTGAAACGGTGTGAATGTTTTCTAGAAAAGTAGACAGAGTGGTATCTTCTTGTTGAAGTAACTTCGTTAAGGTTGCTTTTGTACTTGTCCTATAGACGCCCTGTAGAGGTTTAAGTGTCCCATCTACCAATGGAATTGCGCCATCTGCATGATAGCACAATACGTTTTTAATTAGTTTACTTGTCATAGATGTTGAAATGGAAAGTGTGTCTACTTCAATAACCCACGCTATTTCTGTTCTAGCGAGAGATAGTCCGGCATGCAATCCTCCTATAGGTCCCCTATTTAGATAAAAGTCCGTAATGATGCGAATATTTGTTGGGACGTGTGGTAGTAACTCTCTAGGATTATTTGTAACGATAATGATCTCATCTGCAATTTGACTCATTTTTTTGATCTGACATAAGATTTGTGGCTCATTATGATGTAGTAGAAGGGATCTATGGTGACCTTTTACATAATCACTAGGTCCTCCGGCTAAAATGATTCCTGTTAGCATGCTCATCACCTTCCAATTTTTTTGTTAACTTAAATGTAATATGGTTTGGGGAAACTAGGCTGTAAACAATGTCACATTTTTAAGAGAAAATTGATTGAGGTGTGATGTATATCACACTTAGAATGGAGTGGAACTCTTATAATGATGCTAAGAGAAACATTATAGGAGGCGAAAATCATGAAAGTTACTTGTCCCATCTCCACTATGAATAAAGGCGGATACAATACACAGTCATTTTCAAAGGATAATTTTATTAAATTAGAGGAATTAA carries:
- a CDS encoding molybdenum cofactor guanylyltransferase; amino-acid sequence: MLTGIILAGGPSDYVKGHHRSLLLHHNEPQILCQIKKMSQIADEIIIVTNNPRELLPHVPTNIRIITDFYLNRGPIGGLHAGLSLARTEIAWVIEVDTLSISTSMTSKLIKNVLCYHADGAIPLVDGTLKPLQGVYRTSTKATLTKLLQQEDTTLSTFLENIHTVSVSSNSDYKIRPHHTPQ